A genome region from Kogia breviceps isolate mKogBre1 chromosome 13, mKogBre1 haplotype 1, whole genome shotgun sequence includes the following:
- the TRAPPC3L gene encoding trafficking protein particle complex subunit 3-like protein, protein MYLGITPSVTCSNSSRNEFSLILDKNPLVEFVEELPAGPSSPCYCNLLCGIIRGALEIMVHLAADVTFLQDRLKGDSVTEIGITFLKKLGEEKYRRKK, encoded by the exons ATGTACTTGGGAATTACACCAAGTGTGACCTGTAGCAATTCAAGCAGAAATGAATTTTCCCTGATTCTAGACAAGAACCCTCTGGTGGAGTTTGTGGAAGAGCTCCCCGCTGGGCCATCCTCTCCGTGCTACTGCAATTTACTCTGTGGGATTATCAGAGGGGCCCTGGAAATAATG GTTCATTTGGCTGCTGATGTTACATTCTTGCAAGACAGACTAAAAGGCGACAGTGTGACAGAAATAGGAATAACATTTCTGAAAAAACTAGGTGAAGAAAAATACAGACGGAAAAAATGA
- the CALHM5 gene encoding calcium homeostasis modulator protein 5, translated as MDAFQGILKFILNQKTVIGYSSLALLTVGGERLFSLVAFQCPCSTENVVYGLVFLFAPAWVLLILGFFLNNRSWRLFTGCCVNPRKIYPRGHSCRFFYVLGQITLNSLVAPVMWLSVALLNGTFYECAMSGTKSSRLLGLICKGKPKECWDELHKVPCGKISMTPTDNEELKLSLQAQSQILGWFLICSASFFSLLTACYARCRSKVSYLQLSFWKMYAQTEKEQLENTFLDYAKKLSDRNLKCFFENKRPEVFSMPSFAAWESASELHSFHPNQQHYSVLHRVVEDGLELRPEDDETTTVLVDAVQNVQLTHHL; from the exons ATGGATGCTTTTCAGgggattttaaaattcatcctcAACCAGAAAACTGTTATTGGCTACAGCTCTTTGGCTCTGCTGACTGTGGGAGGTGAGCGTCTCTTTTCACTCGTGGCTTTTCAGTGTCCCTGCAGCACTGAGAATGTGGTGTACGGATTGGTTTTCCTTTTTGCTCCTGCCTGGGTGTTACTGATCCTGGGATTCTTTCTGAACAACAGGTCATGGAGACTCTTCACAGGCTGCTGTGTGAATCCCAGGAAAATCTACCCCAGGGGCCACAGCTGCCGCTTCTTCTATGTCCTCGGCCAGATCACTCTGAATTCATTGGTGGCTCCAGTGATGTGGCTTTCCGTGGCTTTGCTCAATGGGACATTTTATGAATGTGCCATGAGTGGGACCAAAAGTTCAAGACTCCTGGGGCTGATTTGCAAGGGCAAGCCCAAAGAGTGCTGGGACGAACTTCACAAAGTACCTTGTGGCAAAATCAGCATGACCCCTACGGACAACGAAGAACTGAAACTGTCCCTGCAAGCCCAGTCTCAG atCCTAGGATGGTTCCTGATTTGTTCAGcatctttcttctctctgctcaCCGCTTGTTATGCTCGCTGCCGATCAAAAGTTAGCTACCTTCAGCTGAGTTTTTGGAAGATGTATGCACAAACAGAGAAGGAGCAATTGGAAAATACGTTCCTGGACTATGCCAAAAAGCTGAGTGACAGGAACCTGAAATGCTTCTTCGAAAACAAGAGGCCAGAGGTCTTCTCCATGCCTAGCTTTGCGGCCTGGGAGTCTGCTTCAGAGCTGCATTCTTTCCACCCAAACCAGCAACATTACAGCGTCCTCCACAGGGTGGTGGAAGATGGTCTGGAACTTCGCCCTGAGGACGATGAGACTACAACGGTGCTTGTGGATGCTGTTCAAAACGTGCAGCTCACCCACCATCTCTGA